The following proteins are co-located in the Xyrauchen texanus isolate HMW12.3.18 chromosome 41, RBS_HiC_50CHRs, whole genome shotgun sequence genome:
- the si:ch73-264p11.1 gene encoding SH2 domain-containing protein 1B, giving the protein MDHPAYHGPISKQRCEELLGKKGKDGTYLIRDSETIQGALCLCVYKKNVVYTYRILQTHMGQFTVQTSSGVEEKFFNTLKDLIRHYKQRNQGLATRLRRSLKIKTLQEHPLPCPEPLVLDEDNDYENIDSSGEYVVVLPD; this is encoded by the exons ATGGACCATCCAGCGTATCATGGACCCATTAGCAAACAAAGGTGTGAGGAGCTGCTTGGCAAAAAAGGAAAGGATGGAACATACCTTATTCGAGACAGTGAAACCATCCAGGGAGCTCTCTGCCTCTGTGTGTA TAAGAAAAACGTGGTCTATACATACAGAattctccaaacccatatgggACAATTCACTGTACAG ACTAGTTCTGGTGTAGAGGAGAAGTTTTTCAATACATTGAAGGATCTTATTCGCCATTACAAGCAGAGGAATCAAGGACTTGCAACACGCTTGCGTCGTTCACTGAAAATAAAAACGTTGCAAGAACATCCTTTGCCATGTCCAGAGCCACTTGTGCTTGATGAGGACAATGACTATGAAA ATATCGACAGTTCGGGGGAATATGTTGTTGTTCTGCCAGACTGA